From Desulfatibacillum aliphaticivorans DSM 15576, the proteins below share one genomic window:
- a CDS encoding transporter substrate-binding domain-containing protein produces the protein MTSDRIHSYRYCPFPHALTIICLTIILLGGNYALAKENTFGNKQILSSAAEIDYPPFSAIDKNGQAIGFSVELMRAALKSMGREVTFRTGPWPQVKGWLEQGEVQALPLVGRTPEREAAFDFTFPYMSIHGAIVVRKGEAGIRDLKDLKGREVAVMKSDNAEEFLRREDCGAIIHTTDTFEQALSELSQGRHDAVVIQRLVALRLIQEARLTNLKIVNKPVKGFRQDFCFAVKEGDRDTLALLNEGLSLVMADGTYRHLHAKWFAALQLPTNRRIIIGGDYDYPPYEFLNENNLPAGMNVDLTRAIAREMGLNIEIRLGPWSKAVEDLENGNIDALGGMFYSPERDLKFDFTPPHTLNHYVAITRKGEGPPPLSMKELTGKSIVVQRGDMIYSYAVKHGFKDHISLKDTQEDVLRGVSNGIYDCALSARVTTLYLINKNNWTNLELGRQPILTTEYCYAVPNGHKALLAQFSEGLKIIEETGEYRRIRNKWLGVYEESHTNLAAIIRYVAIVAIPLLLLLLAFFLWSWSLRKQVAARTAELQKSEEQYRLLADNTLDVIWTLNPKLEFTYINPAILELTGYTAEKWINTPLSDHCDATNLEYIKQVFAEEAAKGTEGPGVIFEAEWLKKNGEPVQVEIHGKVLHDENGQVSKFQGTARDITMRKQAENELRQRESQYNAIVENSGDYIMRYDRSHRHIFANREAIEATGLTPEQYLGKTHREMGFPKHLCELWENSIDEVFLTGEVRCVDFDVELENGWVSLEMQLNPEFNEEGSVQSVIGISRDITKRKAAQQEDRLNKGRLEIIHVIQNLTDISEKKICDIILEKMVDLLDSKIGFLGFMSKDEKIMHIHAWSSSAMEQCTIQHKPITFSIAESGVWGEPVRHRKAIIINDYNKPHPAKKGCPAGHVAISRFLSVPVFDSGRIVMLAAVANKVNPYTENDLRQFELLLGSAWEQIQRRRMEKERESLIAQLQRAQKMESIGNLAGGIAHDFNNLLSPIVGMSELLLEDLPPDSLEYENAQEIFTAGKRASDLVNQILAFSRQSEHKKIPVLVQKILREVLKLSRSTIPADIQISQDIMPDCGPVIADPTQIHQLVMNFITNAYHAVEKTGGEIFVQLKETRLSAEEIGSKPLGPGRYAVLVISDNGEGINPAILDKIFEPYFTTKEQGKGTGLGLAVAYGIIKEHKGDISVESELGSGTAFTIHLPIMEKSVSEGPVPLTESDPRGHERILLVDDEEAVAKLEKQMIERLGYHVTACTSSTEALRVFEANPHAFDLVLSDMTMPGMTGDLLSIKMRSIRPDMPVIICTGFSEKINEENAKAAGIKGLLMKPIIKSEMAKLIRTVLDEAKTSN, from the coding sequence ATGACTTCCGACCGCATACATTCTTACAGGTATTGCCCTTTTCCGCATGCACTAACCATAATCTGTCTCACTATCATCCTCCTGGGAGGCAATTACGCCCTTGCGAAAGAAAACACGTTCGGCAACAAGCAGATTTTAAGCTCCGCGGCGGAAATTGACTATCCTCCTTTTAGCGCAATCGATAAGAATGGGCAGGCAATCGGTTTTTCCGTGGAACTTATGCGTGCAGCGCTTAAGTCCATGGGACGGGAAGTCACTTTTCGAACCGGGCCCTGGCCGCAAGTGAAGGGCTGGCTGGAACAGGGCGAAGTACAGGCTCTCCCCCTGGTTGGACGAACCCCGGAAAGGGAAGCGGCTTTTGATTTTACCTTCCCTTACATGTCCATACATGGAGCCATTGTTGTTCGAAAGGGCGAGGCCGGCATCCGCGATTTGAAAGATTTGAAAGGGCGTGAGGTCGCTGTCATGAAAAGCGACAACGCCGAGGAGTTTTTAAGGCGAGAAGACTGCGGAGCGATCATCCATACTACCGACACTTTTGAACAGGCTTTGTCTGAGCTCTCCCAAGGCAGGCATGATGCAGTCGTTATTCAAAGACTGGTCGCCCTGCGACTCATCCAGGAAGCCCGACTTACCAATTTGAAAATCGTCAATAAGCCTGTCAAAGGTTTTCGCCAGGATTTTTGCTTTGCGGTCAAAGAGGGGGATCGGGACACCCTGGCTCTCCTGAACGAAGGTCTCTCCCTGGTGATGGCGGATGGGACCTATCGTCATCTGCACGCCAAATGGTTTGCCGCTTTGCAGCTGCCCACTAATCGCCGCATAATCATTGGAGGGGATTACGATTACCCACCCTATGAATTTTTAAACGAAAATAACCTCCCGGCAGGCATGAATGTTGATCTCACGCGGGCCATCGCCCGGGAAATGGGATTGAACATTGAAATCCGCCTGGGGCCCTGGTCAAAGGCCGTGGAAGATCTTGAAAATGGCAACATAGATGCCTTGGGAGGCATGTTTTATAGTCCGGAGCGTGATTTGAAATTCGACTTTACGCCGCCCCATACCTTGAATCATTATGTCGCGATAACTCGCAAGGGAGAAGGCCCTCCTCCCTTGAGCATGAAGGAGTTAACGGGCAAAAGCATTGTCGTTCAAAGGGGCGACATGATATACAGCTATGCCGTAAAACATGGGTTCAAGGACCATATCTCGCTCAAAGATACCCAGGAAGATGTTTTGAGAGGCGTCTCCAATGGAATATACGATTGCGCACTGTCCGCCAGAGTGACCACCCTATACCTCATCAATAAAAATAATTGGACGAATCTGGAACTGGGCCGTCAACCAATTCTGACAACAGAATACTGCTATGCCGTCCCCAATGGCCACAAAGCCCTCTTAGCGCAGTTTAGCGAAGGCCTTAAAATCATAGAAGAAACTGGTGAATATCGCCGTATACGCAATAAGTGGCTTGGAGTGTATGAGGAATCCCACACCAATCTCGCCGCTATCATTCGCTATGTCGCCATAGTCGCCATCCCCCTGCTTTTGCTCTTGCTGGCTTTTTTCCTGTGGTCCTGGTCATTACGCAAACAGGTTGCAGCCAGAACCGCCGAACTCCAAAAGAGTGAAGAACAATACAGACTGCTGGCGGACAACACGCTGGATGTAATCTGGACCTTAAATCCAAAGCTTGAATTCACCTATATCAACCCTGCTATTTTAGAACTGACAGGGTACACGGCGGAAAAATGGATAAACACCCCTTTGTCTGATCATTGCGACGCCACAAACTTGGAATATATCAAACAGGTGTTCGCAGAGGAGGCGGCCAAAGGGACGGAAGGACCCGGCGTTATTTTTGAAGCTGAGTGGCTTAAAAAAAACGGCGAACCTGTTCAAGTGGAAATACACGGCAAAGTGCTTCATGACGAGAACGGCCAGGTATCGAAATTTCAGGGAACCGCTCGTGATATTACCATGCGCAAACAGGCGGAAAATGAACTCCGTCAAAGAGAGTCCCAATACAATGCTATTGTGGAAAACTCCGGCGATTATATTATGCGCTATGACAGAAGCCATCGCCATATTTTTGCGAACCGCGAAGCGATAGAGGCGACAGGGCTGACTCCGGAGCAATATCTGGGCAAGACCCACCGCGAAATGGGTTTCCCCAAGCACTTGTGCGAATTATGGGAAAACAGCATCGATGAGGTTTTTTTGACGGGGGAAGTCCGCTGCGTGGATTTTGACGTTGAACTGGAGAACGGCTGGGTCTCCCTGGAAATGCAACTCAACCCTGAATTTAACGAAGAGGGAAGCGTTCAGTCCGTCATTGGAATTTCCCGGGACATAACAAAACGAAAGGCGGCTCAACAAGAAGACCGCTTGAACAAAGGGCGTCTGGAAATTATCCATGTCATTCAAAATCTGACGGATATTTCGGAAAAAAAGATATGTGACATCATTCTGGAAAAAATGGTTGATTTGTTGGATAGTAAAATTGGTTTTTTGGGCTTTATGAGTAAAGACGAAAAAATCATGCACATCCACGCATGGTCTTCTTCCGCCATGGAACAATGCACAATCCAGCACAAACCCATCACTTTTTCCATTGCCGAGTCAGGCGTTTGGGGGGAGCCTGTCCGACATCGAAAAGCGATTATCATTAATGATTATAATAAGCCGCATCCCGCCAAGAAAGGCTGTCCGGCAGGGCATGTAGCCATTTCCCGCTTTTTATCTGTTCCTGTGTTCGACAGCGGTCGTATTGTGATGCTCGCGGCTGTGGCCAATAAGGTGAATCCCTACACTGAAAACGATCTTCGTCAATTTGAGCTGCTGTTAGGCAGCGCATGGGAGCAGATTCAACGCAGACGCATGGAAAAAGAAAGGGAATCCTTGATTGCCCAACTCCAAAGAGCCCAAAAAATGGAATCCATTGGCAACCTGGCAGGGGGTATCGCTCATGATTTTAACAACCTGCTCTCTCCAATCGTCGGCATGTCCGAGCTTCTGTTGGAAGATTTACCGCCAGACAGCCTTGAATATGAAAACGCACAGGAAATATTTACGGCGGGAAAACGGGCAAGCGACCTTGTAAATCAGATTCTTGCCTTCAGCCGTCAATCCGAGCATAAAAAAATCCCGGTTCTGGTCCAAAAAATACTCCGGGAAGTCCTCAAACTAAGTAGATCGACCATCCCGGCGGATATCCAAATCTCTCAGGATATCATGCCCGATTGCGGGCCTGTGATTGCCGACCCCACGCAAATACATCAACTGGTCATGAACTTCATCACCAACGCCTATCACGCCGTAGAGAAAACCGGCGGCGAAATTTTTGTACAACTTAAGGAAACCAGACTAAGCGCGGAAGAAATAGGCAGCAAACCGCTTGGCCCGGGACGTTACGCCGTATTAGTCATTTCGGATAACGGCGAAGGAATCAATCCAGCCATCCTGGATAAGATTTTTGAGCCTTATTTCACCACCAAGGAACAGGGTAAAGGCACTGGCCTTGGACTTGCCGTAGCCTATGGAATTATTAAGGAGCACAAGGGCGACATCAGTGTTGAAAGTGAACTGGGATCCGGAACCGCCTTCACTATCCATTTGCCAATCATGGAAAAAAGCGTATCTGAAGGTCCTGTGCCACTGACAGAAAGCGATCCCAGAGGCCATGAACGAATTTTGCTGGTGGATGATGAAGAAGCTGTCGCCAAACTTGAAAAACAAATGATTGAACGCCTTGGCTATCATGTCACAGCGTGCACCAGCAGCACAGAGGCGTTAAGAGTCTTTGAAGCAAATCCCCATGCTTTTGATTTAGTGCTTTCCGACATGACTATGCCCGGCATGACCGGCGACCTGCTTTCCATAAAAATGAGATCCATAAGGCCCGATATGCCTGTTATCATTTGTACAGGCTTCAGTGAAAAGATCAACGAGGAAAACGCAAAAGCAGCGGGAATCAAAGGGCTGCTCATGAAACCGATCATCAAATCCGAAATGGCTAAATTGATCAGAACCGTGCTGGATGAAGCGAAAACCTCAAACTAA
- a CDS encoding GlxA family transcriptional regulator yields MPHITLLAYENCAASAIYGCIDAFGISNRWYAQLNRDKENEPPLFQWDIVSLDGKQVEADGRVIVTPHASIHDIEKTDFILVPGFLPPIRFIGKAPRELTEWLRKHHEKHVMIGSTCTGTFLLAETGILDGKVATTNLKFSRYFKRLYPKVKLRPERILTEDGGVLCSGATTSFWDLCIYLIEKFGYEELADVCSKALLMEPRNSQSPYSIFEFQKDHTDEVVKEAQCFLEEKFPSRISVEALACDMGVSPRHFVRRFKQATGDSPLIYLQRVRIEAAKHQLEKTAQSIEEITQQVGYEDPNSFRKLFKKTTGLSPREYRNRFTRLLKPVPMR; encoded by the coding sequence ATGCCGCACATCACATTGCTTGCTTACGAGAACTGCGCCGCTTCCGCCATTTACGGGTGCATAGACGCTTTTGGAATATCCAACCGGTGGTACGCGCAGCTTAACCGGGACAAGGAGAACGAGCCGCCCTTGTTTCAATGGGACATCGTCTCCCTGGACGGCAAGCAGGTGGAAGCGGACGGCAGGGTGATCGTCACGCCCCACGCCTCCATCCACGATATTGAGAAGACGGATTTCATCCTGGTTCCCGGCTTTCTTCCCCCCATCCGCTTTATCGGCAAGGCGCCCCGGGAGCTGACGGAATGGCTTCGCAAGCATCATGAAAAGCATGTGATGATAGGCTCCACCTGCACGGGAACTTTTTTATTGGCCGAGACCGGCATTCTGGACGGCAAGGTGGCCACCACCAATCTCAAGTTTTCCCGCTATTTCAAGCGTCTATACCCCAAGGTCAAGCTGAGGCCCGAACGGATTTTGACCGAAGACGGAGGCGTGCTTTGCTCGGGCGCCACCACGTCGTTCTGGGATTTGTGCATCTATCTGATTGAAAAATTCGGCTACGAGGAATTGGCGGACGTATGCTCCAAGGCCTTGCTGATGGAGCCTCGCAACAGCCAGTCCCCCTATTCCATATTTGAATTTCAGAAAGATCATACGGACGAGGTGGTCAAGGAAGCCCAGTGCTTTCTGGAGGAAAAGTTTCCCTCGCGGATTTCTGTGGAAGCCCTGGCCTGCGACATGGGCGTGAGCCCCCGGCATTTTGTGCGGCGTTTTAAGCAGGCCACCGGAGATTCGCCGCTGATTTATCTGCAGAGGGTGCGCATTGAGGCGGCCAAGCATCAATTGGAAAAGACGGCCCAATCCATCGAGGAGATCACCCAGCAGGTGGGGTACGAAGATCCCAACTCCTTCCGTAAGCTGTTCAAAAAAACCACGGGCCTCTCCCCCCGGGAATATCGCAACCGCTTTACCCGGTTGTTAAAGCCGGTGCCCATGAGATAG
- a CDS encoding cation:proton antiporter, with amino-acid sequence MGIAADIVVIVVTALAGGLIAQRLKQPLILGYILAGVLVGPYTWGRISPEEIHNIELLAEIGVALLLFALGLEFSFKKLKPVSRIALIGTPIQIILIIAYGYLIGRLFDWEPIHALWLGGLASLSSTMVLLKTLESQGWMGTLSSRVMIGMLIVQDLAVVPLMIILPQMSDPKAGLPILGVAAIKAVLFLAAMIVVGVRLLPWVMKRVAGWNSRELFLLSITAIGLGVGYGTYLVGLSFAFGAFVAGMVLSESDFGYQALSDIVPLRDLFGLLFFASVGMLLDLNFLAANLKTILMLAALISIGKFLVFYSLSHAFGYGNVVPLAVGFGLFQMGEFGFVLARTGVAAQAIDQNLYSLFLSVAIVTMILTPVVSRLTVPLYSLQKRLRKDVPMETIQISEENMENHVIIVGGGRTGQYVGRVLQRMDEDFVMVEQDFRQVEKVKELGMAVLYGDASQEVVLEGAMVDKARLVLITTPALVTSQTVLRLAKHANPDIRVIAMADSMEHMKLLKEAGTCDVVMPKYEAGLEFARQALMDLHIPATEIQRFTNAVRLDLYDSLLSQHVEYSTLDHLQRATDQLELVWVEISEKSSMAGKSLLELRIRTATGASVVGVVRKGILYPNPEGRLAFQPGDMVAIIGNGEQAAAFKEMAAPEKAVA; translated from the coding sequence ATGGGCATTGCAGCGGACATTGTTGTGATTGTGGTGACGGCACTGGCTGGCGGGCTGATTGCGCAAAGGCTTAAACAACCGCTGATTCTGGGCTATATCCTGGCCGGAGTCCTGGTGGGGCCTTATACCTGGGGCCGGATCAGCCCGGAGGAAATCCACAACATTGAGCTGCTGGCGGAAATCGGCGTGGCCTTGCTGCTGTTCGCCCTGGGCCTGGAGTTTTCGTTCAAAAAGCTCAAGCCTGTCAGCCGGATTGCGCTCATCGGCACGCCCATACAGATTATACTGATCATTGCCTACGGCTACCTGATAGGCCGTTTGTTCGACTGGGAGCCGATCCATGCATTGTGGCTTGGGGGCTTGGCCTCGCTGTCCAGCACCATGGTTTTGTTGAAAACCCTGGAAAGCCAGGGGTGGATGGGCACCCTGTCCAGCCGGGTCATGATCGGCATGCTCATCGTGCAGGATTTGGCTGTTGTGCCCTTGATGATCATCCTGCCCCAGATGAGCGATCCCAAGGCCGGCCTTCCCATATTGGGAGTGGCGGCAATCAAGGCTGTTTTGTTTCTGGCGGCGATGATTGTGGTGGGCGTCCGGCTTTTGCCCTGGGTCATGAAAAGGGTGGCCGGGTGGAACTCCCGGGAGTTGTTTTTGCTATCCATCACGGCCATCGGCCTGGGCGTGGGATACGGCACTTATCTTGTGGGGCTTTCTTTTGCTTTCGGCGCATTTGTGGCCGGCATGGTGCTTAGCGAGTCCGACTTCGGGTACCAGGCCTTGAGCGACATCGTCCCGCTGCGGGACCTTTTTGGGCTGTTGTTTTTCGCTTCCGTGGGCATGCTGCTGGACCTGAATTTTCTGGCGGCGAACCTGAAAACCATCCTGATGCTGGCGGCTTTGATCAGTATAGGAAAGTTCCTGGTTTTTTACTCGCTGTCCCATGCCTTTGGCTACGGCAACGTGGTTCCGCTTGCCGTGGGCTTCGGCCTGTTTCAAATGGGCGAGTTCGGCTTTGTCCTGGCCAGAACCGGCGTGGCCGCCCAGGCCATAGACCAGAATTTATACTCCCTGTTTTTAAGCGTGGCCATTGTAACCATGATTTTGACGCCCGTCGTCTCCCGTTTGACCGTTCCTTTGTACAGCCTGCAGAAGCGCCTGCGAAAAGACGTTCCCATGGAAACCATCCAAATTTCCGAAGAAAATATGGAAAACCATGTAATCATAGTCGGCGGCGGCAGGACCGGCCAATACGTGGGGCGCGTTCTGCAGCGTATGGACGAGGATTTTGTCATGGTCGAGCAGGATTTCAGGCAGGTGGAAAAGGTCAAAGAGCTGGGAATGGCGGTTTTGTACGGAGACGCCTCCCAGGAAGTCGTTTTGGAAGGGGCGATGGTGGACAAGGCCAGGCTGGTGTTGATAACCACTCCGGCCCTGGTGACTTCCCAAACCGTTTTGCGTTTGGCCAAGCATGCCAACCCGGATATACGCGTCATTGCCATGGCCGACTCTATGGAGCACATGAAATTGCTCAAGGAAGCCGGGACTTGCGACGTGGTCATGCCCAAGTATGAAGCAGGGTTGGAGTTCGCTCGCCAGGCCTTGATGGATTTGCACATTCCGGCCACGGAAATCCAGCGGTTCACCAACGCCGTGCGGCTGGATCTGTATGATTCGCTTCTCAGCCAGCATGTGGAATACTCCACCCTGGACCACCTGCAACGGGCCACGGATCAACTGGAGCTTGTCTGGGTTGAAATTTCCGAGAAGAGTTCCATGGCGGGGAAAAGCCTATTGGAGCTCCGGATTCGCACCGCAACCGGCGCTTCCGTGGTAGGAGTCGTTCGCAAGGGAATCCTTTATCCAAACCCGGAAGGGAGGCTGGCGTTTCAGCCGGGCGACATGGTCGCCATCATCGGCAATGGGGAGCAGGCCGCAGCCTTTAAGGAAATGGCCGCACCGGAAAAAGCCGTTGCATGA